TGCGGAAAAGATAAAACCCAAGTAAAACTGCTTATTAACGGGTTGAACGGTTTCATTTGTAACGAATGCGTTGACGTATGCAACCATATGCTTGACGCTAAGAAAGAAATAAAAAGGCGGCATAACGATATTCAATTCACAGGTCAATATGAAAATATCCTCACGCCAAAAGAAATGAAAGAAATTTTAGACAGAAACATAATCGGACAGAACGCGGCAAAAATCGGTGTCGCCGTAGCGGTATATAATCATTACAAACGGCTGAATTCACGATGTCAGGACGACGATGTCGAAATTGAAAAAACAAATATTTTGCTTTTAGGACCGACGGGAACGGGAAAAACTCTGATTGCGCAAACCGTAGCAAAAATTCTGAAAGTTCCGTTTGCTATCGCCGACGCGACAGTACTCACCGAAGCGGGATACGTCGGCGAAGACGTGGAAAATATTTTGGTACGTCTTTTGAACGCCGCAGACGGAGACGTTTCTAAAGCGCAGCACGGAATAATTTACATTGACGAATTCGACAAAATCGGCAGAAAATCCGAAAATTCATCAATAACCCGTGACGTCTCCGGCGAGGGGGTTCAGCAGGCGTTGTTAAAAATCATAGAAGGGACTTTATCGCACGTTCCACCGCAGGGCGGACGCAAACATCCCGAACAAAAATTGATAGAAATAGACACCCGTGATATTTTGTTCATTTGCGGCGGAGCGTTTGTCGGTTTGGAAGAAATCATAAAAAAGAGAACGACCAAAAGCGCAATGGGCTTTACAGGAAAAGTAATAGATAAAAACTCTTCACAAACGAGCGAACTTCTACATTTGTGCGAACCGGACGATTTAATGCATTTTGGGATAATTCCCG
The sequence above is drawn from the Chitinispirillales bacterium genome and encodes:
- the clpX gene encoding ATP-dependent Clp protease ATP-binding subunit ClpX, translating into MPINSNKSKIKCSFCGKDKTQVKLLINGLNGFICNECVDVCNHMLDAKKEIKRRHNDIQFTGQYENILTPKEMKEILDRNIIGQNAAKIGVAVAVYNHYKRLNSRCQDDDVEIEKTNILLLGPTGTGKTLIAQTVAKILKVPFAIADATVLTEAGYVGEDVENILVRLLNAADGDVSKAQHGIIYIDEFDKIGRKSENSSITRDVSGEGVQQALLKIIEGTLSHVPPQGGRKHPEQKLIEIDTRDILFICGGAFVGLEEIIKKRTTKSAMGFTGKVIDKNSSQTSELLHLCEPDDLMHFGIIPELIGRLPAIYALDNLDKEMLMQILLEPRNAIVKQYAKLFDMDGVKLSFEKEALEKVVEIAEEKKTGARGLRAVLETALIPVMYELPSKKNIREVVVTKEVIADKAAPKYIEKMSESA